In a genomic window of Scyliorhinus torazame isolate Kashiwa2021f chromosome 5, sScyTor2.1, whole genome shotgun sequence:
- the LOC140421425 gene encoding uncharacterized protein: MSHQRVHTDERPFRCSHRGTGFRRSSDLTVHQRVHTGERPFNCSKCGKRFTRLSSLQTHQRVHTGERPFSCSECGKEFTESSGLLRHRRVHTGERPFACSECGKGFTRSQHLQRHQQVHTDTKPFKCPDCEKCYKGSLELIRHQRVHTGERPFKCSDCGKCFKSSWELISHQRVHTDERPFRCSDCGTGFRRSSELTAHQRVHTGEKPFTCSKCGKKFKHSFMLLTHQRVHTGERPFKCPDCGKCYKSAGNLMLHQRSHTDERPFRCSDCGTGFRRASQLTVHQRIHTGERPFTCTVCGKGFIDSSTLQKHRRVHTGERHFTCSQCGKGFTQPSTLLSHQQIHK; this comes from the coding sequence atgtcccatcaacgtgttcacactgatgagagaccgttcaggtgctctcaccgcgggactgggttcaggcgatcgtctgacctcactgtacatcagcgagttcacactggagagagaccgttcaattgctcaaagtgtgggaagagattcactcggttatccagtctgcagacacaccagcgagttcatactggggagaggcctttctcctgctcagagtgtgggaaggaattcactgaaTCATCAGGACTGCTgcgacaccggcgagttcacacaggggagaggccattcgcctgctctgaatgtgggaaaggatttactcggtctcagcacctgcagagacaccagcaggttcacacagaCACAAAACCGTTCAAATGCCCAGACTGTGAGAAGTGTTATAAAGGTTCCCTGGAGCTAatacgccatcaacgtgttcatactggggagagaccttttaaatgttcagactgtgggaagtgctttaaaagttcctgggaactgatatcccatcaacgtgttcacactgacgagagaccgttcaggtgctctgactgtgggactgggttcaggcgatcttctgaactcactgcacaccagcgcgttcacactggggagaagccgttcacctgctccaagtgtgggaagaaatTCAAACACTCATTCatgctgctgacacaccaacgagttcacactggcgagagaccttttaaatgtccagactgcggcaAATGCTATAAAAGTGCTGGGAACCTGATGCTCCATCAGCGTTCTCACACCGACGAGAGGCCGTTcaggtgctctgactgtgggactgggttcagacgagctTCTCAACTTACTgttcaccagcggattcacactggggagaggccattcacctgcactgtgtgtgggaagggatttattgattcatccaccctgcagaaacataggagagtccacactggggagaggcatttcacctgttcccagtgtgggaagggattcacccagccatccaccctgctgagtcaccagcaaaTTCACAAGTAG